The following coding sequences are from one Epinephelus fuscoguttatus linkage group LG5, E.fuscoguttatus.final_Chr_v1 window:
- the LOC125889020 gene encoding odorant receptor 131-2-like, with product MADNSSSIGGDSIQRQINDRVIIVQLLVVIFLCINLLLIVTFFKKEFFYTTTRYILYAVTLLSDSFVLLVSDVLLILTFFQITMHVWLCIIITVLVFMYMILTPVTLTAMTLERYVAICMPLRHGELCSTRSAINCILIIHGLSSVPCIVVFSNFFASASLSFYEQHSVCSVEIFMLFRWHDHIRSALSQLYFLIMCITIVFSYVQIMKVAKTASGENKKSTWKGLRTVILHAFQLLLCLIQLWCPFIEAAVLQINVRLFINVRYFNYIMFSLAPRCLSPLIYGLRDEKFFLELKKYAFFGLYKKQY from the coding sequence ATGGCTGATAACAGCTCATCGATTGGTGGTGACTCTATACAGCGGCAGATCAATGACCGGGTCATTATTGTGCAGCTCCTGGTGGTGATTTTTCTTTGCATCAACCTTTTGCTCATTGTgaccttttttaaaaaggagTTCTTCTACACAACTACACGTTACATCTTATATGCTGTCACACTACTGTCTGATAGCTTTGTATTATTAGTGTCTGATGTCCTTCTTATCTTGACCTTTTTTCAAATTACCATGCATGTTTGGTTatgcatcatcatcactgttcTGGTATTTATGTATATGATACTCACACCAGTTACTCTGACAGCAATGACCCTGGAGCGCTATGTGGCCATATGCATGCCCCTGCGTCATGGAGAGTTGTGCTCCACACGCAGTGCTATAAACTGTATCCTCATCATTCATGGCCTCAGCTCTGTACCCTGTATTGTTGTCTTCTCCAACTTCTTTGCATCAGCTTCTCTAAGCTTTTATGAACAACACAGTGTATGCTCTGTGGAGATATTCATGTTGTTCAGATGGCATGATCATATTAGGTCAGCTTTAAGTCAGTTGTACTTCTTGATTATGTGTATTACTATTGTATTCTCCTATGTTCAAATAATGAAAGTGGCCAAAACTGCATCAGGAGAGAATAAAAAGTCGACATGGAAAGGGCTCAGAACAGTAATTCTTCATGCTttccagctgctgctctgtctcatcCAGCTGTGGTGTCCATTCATAGAAGCTGCTGTACTTCAGATTAATGTCAGGTTATTTATCAATGTCAGGTACTTTAACTACATAATGTTTAGTCTTGCTCCACGATGTCTCAGTCCTCTCATTTATGGCCTCAGGGATGAAAAGTTTTTTCTTGAACTGAAAAAGTATGCTTTCTTTGGCTTGTATAAGAAACAATACTGA
- the LOC125888382 gene encoding odorant receptor 131-2-like, which translates to MAYNSSSIGGESLQLQYSYRVIIVQLLVVIFLCINLLLIVTFFKKEFFYTTTRYILYAVTLLSDSFVLLVSDVLLILTFCEITMHVWLCIIITVLVFMYMILTPVTLTAMTLERYVAICMPLRHGELCSTRSAINCILIIHGLSSVPCIVVFSNFFASASLSFYEQHSVCSVEIFMLFRWHDHIRSALSQLYFLIMCITIVFSYVKIMKVAKTASGENKKSTRKGLRTVILHAFQLLLCLIQLWCPFIEAAVLQINVRLFINVRYFNYIMFSLAPRCLSPLIYGLRDEKFFLELKKYAFFGLYKTRY; encoded by the coding sequence ATGGCCTATAACAGCTCATCGATTGGTGGTGAGTCTTTACAGCTGCAGTACAGTTACCGGGTCATTATTGTGCAGCTCCTGGTGGTGATTTTTCTTTGCATCAACCTTTTGCTCATCGTgaccttttttaaaaaggagTTCTTCTACACAACTACACGTTACATCTTATATGCTGTCACACTACTGTCTGATAGCTTTGTATTATTAGTGTCTGATGTCCTTCTTATCTTGACCTTTTGTGAAATTACCATGCATGTTTGGTTatgcatcatcatcactgttcTGGTATTTATGTATATGATACTCACACCAGTTACTCTGACAGCAATGACCCTGGAGCGCTATGTGGCCATATGCATGCCCCTGCGTCATGGAGAGTTGTGCTCCACACGCAGTGCTATAAACTGTATCCTCATCATTCACGGCCTCAGCTCTGTACCCTGTATTGTTGTCTTCTCCAACTTCTTTGCATCAGCTTCTCTAAGCTTTTATGAACAACACAGTGTATGCTCTGTGGAGATATTCATGTTGTTCAGATGGCATGATCATATTAGGTCAGCTTTAAGTCAGTTGTATTTCTTGATTATGTGTATTACTATTGTATTCTCCTATGTTAAAATAATGAAAGTGGCCAAAACTGCATCAGGAGAGAATAAAAAGTCAACACGGAAAGGGCTCAGAACAGTAATTCTTCATGCTttccagctgctgctctgtctcatcCAGCTGTGGTGTCCATTCATAGAAGCTGCTGTACTTCAGATTAATGTCAGGTTATTTATCAATGTCAGGTACTTTAACTACATAATGTTTAGTCTCGCTCCACGATGTCTCAGTCCTCTCATTTATGGCCTCAGGGATGAAAAGTTTTTTCTTGAACTGAAAAAGTATGCTTTCTTTGGCTTGTATAAGACACGATACTGA
- the LOC125889021 gene encoding odorant receptor 131-2-like — MADNSSSIGGESLQLQYSYRVIIVQLLVVIFLCINLLLIVTFFKKEFFYTTTRYILYAVTLLSDSFILLMSDVLLILTFFQITMHVWLCIIISIVVLLYLMITPVTLTAMTLERYVAICMPLRHGELCSTRSAINCILIIHGLSSVPCIVVFSNFFASASLRLYEQHSVCSVEIFMLFRWHDHIRSAVHQLYFLIMCIPIVFSYVKIMKVAKTASGENKKSTWKGLRTVILHAFQLLLCLIQLWCPFIEAAVLQINFSLFISVRYFNYIMFSLAPRCLSPLIYGLRDEKFFLELKKYAFFSVYNKKY; from the coding sequence atGGCTGATAACAGCTCATCGATTGGTGGTGAGTCTTTACAGCTGCAGTACAGTTACCGGGTCATTATTGTGCAGCTCCTGGTGGTGATTTTTCTTTGCATCAACCTTTTGCTCATTGTgaccttttttaaaaaggagTTCTTCTACACAACGACACGTTACATCTTATATGCTGTCACACTACTGTCTGATAGCTTTATATTATTGATGTCTGATGTCCTTCTTATCTTGACCTTTTTTCAAATTACCATGCATGTTTGGTTATGCATCATCATCTCTATTGTGGTTCTTCTGTATCTTATGATCACACCAGTTACTCTGACAGCAATGACCCTGGAGCGCTATGTGGCCATATGCATGCCCCTGCGTCATGGAGAGTTGTGCTCCACACGCAGTGCTATAAACTGTATCCTCATCATTCACGGCCTCAGCTCTGTACCCTGTATTGTTGTCTTCTCCAACTTCTTTGCATCAGCTTCTCTTAGATTGTATGAACAACACAGTGTATGCTCTGTGGAGATATTCATGTTGTTCAGATGGCATGATCATATTAGGTCAGCTGTACATCAGTTGTACTTCTTGATTATGTGTATTCCTATTGTATTCTCCTATGTTAAAATAATGAAAGTGGCCAAAACTGCATCAGGAGAGAATAAAAAGTCAACATGGAAAGGGCTCAGAACAGTAATTCTTCATGCTttccagctgctgctctgtctcatcCAGCTGTGGTGTCCATTCATAGAAGCTGCTGTACTTCAGATTAATTTCAGCTTATTTATCAGTGTCAGGTACTTTAACTACATAATGTTTAGTCTCGCTCCACGATGTCTCAGTCCTCTCATTTATGGCCTCAGGGATGAAAAGTTTTTTCTTGAACTGAAAAAGTATGCTTTCTTTAGCGTGTATAACAAAAAGTACTGA